Proteins from a genomic interval of Microbacterium phyllosphaerae:
- a CDS encoding serine hydrolase domain-containing protein codes for MTFDAAFDWARRHVDAERLPTAVVGIATADGIVGLDGFGAATDAVYPLFSITKVLTGITAARAIERGRLTPNTPLTDALPDFGSSRDDIVRLWHLASHTSGISEPALDTALSLRHELLTRGRDFAAGTASRYSTLAFEGIAALIEHATDTTWDDGTLEWAAQIGAIGLTLDTAESIGVPDAASGGLDLDRFHATRAPGAGLLGRAEDLLHLGTELLRIDKGGRNGILSPAGLAMMRRPLTGDIPRLDPYPDERGQDWGFTFNLRSRAPGLVDRDVFGHGGWAGTEFWVHPGAGVAWVLLTNAAVRPGVDADELDNAVISAL; via the coding sequence ATGACCTTCGACGCAGCGTTCGACTGGGCCCGCCGCCACGTGGATGCGGAGAGGCTGCCCACCGCCGTCGTCGGTATCGCGACGGCCGACGGCATCGTCGGCCTCGACGGGTTCGGCGCCGCCACGGATGCCGTCTACCCGCTGTTCTCGATCACGAAGGTCCTCACGGGCATCACCGCAGCGAGGGCGATCGAGCGCGGCCGGCTCACCCCGAACACTCCGTTGACCGACGCACTCCCCGACTTCGGGTCGTCTCGCGATGACATCGTGCGGCTGTGGCATCTCGCCTCGCACACGTCGGGAATCTCCGAGCCGGCACTCGACACGGCGCTGTCGCTGCGCCACGAACTGCTCACCCGCGGGCGGGACTTCGCGGCGGGAACCGCGTCGCGCTATTCGACACTCGCCTTCGAGGGCATCGCGGCACTGATCGAGCATGCGACGGACACGACCTGGGATGACGGCACTCTCGAGTGGGCCGCGCAGATCGGCGCGATCGGCCTGACCCTCGACACCGCGGAGTCGATCGGAGTGCCGGATGCCGCGTCGGGAGGCCTCGACCTCGACCGGTTCCACGCGACGCGGGCCCCGGGTGCGGGCCTGCTCGGCAGAGCCGAGGACCTGCTGCACCTCGGCACCGAGCTGCTGCGCATCGACAAGGGCGGCCGCAACGGCATCCTCTCTCCGGCCGGTCTCGCCATGATGCGGCGTCCGCTTACGGGCGACATCCCCCGCCTCGACCCGTACCCCGACGAGCGCGGTCAGGACTGGGGCTTCACGTTCAATCTGCGCTCCCGCGCCCCCGGGCTCGTCGACCGCGACGTCTTCGGCCACGGCGGCTGGGCCGGCACCGAGTTCTGGGTGCACCCCGGTGCCGGAGTGGCCTGGGTGCTGCTCACCAACGCCGCCGTCCGCCCCGGTGTCGACGCCGACGAGCTCGACAACGCGGTGATCAGCGCGCTCTAG
- a CDS encoding Gfo/Idh/MocA family protein has product MTSEKTLRAALVGTGSVANSHARAVAAYPRAELVAVADLSLEKAQEFAGRYDIAAAYGDLEEMLAAEHPDVVLICTPPAPHRAQSLAAFAAEAHVIVEKPPAPSLDELDEMRAGALAADRQLAVVFQQRTGTAAAHVRGLLQSGALGRPLVAVCQTLWFRGADYFAVPWRGKWETEGGGTTLGHGIHQIDLLAHLLGDWSSVQGRLWRLDRETETEDVSTATIVFEQGVVAQVVTSAVSPRETSSIRIDTQKATITVDHVYGHGHENWRITPAPGFEAEAEGWVFPDAEERSDHEPLLRDVFDALLDGGSLPSTADAPSRSLEIVAGIYASAAADGAVITPELLAAHPTHRAGFASPVADLRR; this is encoded by the coding sequence ATGACTTCCGAGAAGACCCTTCGCGCTGCCCTGGTGGGTACCGGATCCGTCGCGAACTCGCACGCCCGCGCAGTCGCCGCGTATCCGCGAGCCGAGCTCGTCGCCGTGGCCGACCTCAGCCTCGAGAAGGCCCAGGAGTTCGCCGGCCGATACGACATCGCCGCGGCCTACGGCGATCTCGAGGAGATGCTCGCCGCCGAGCACCCCGACGTGGTCCTCATCTGCACGCCTCCCGCACCGCACCGGGCGCAGTCGCTGGCCGCGTTCGCCGCGGAAGCCCACGTGATCGTCGAGAAGCCACCGGCACCCTCCCTCGATGAACTCGACGAGATGCGCGCGGGCGCTCTCGCGGCCGACAGGCAGCTCGCCGTCGTGTTCCAGCAGCGCACAGGCACGGCCGCCGCACACGTCCGGGGGCTGCTGCAGAGCGGCGCGCTCGGTCGTCCGCTGGTCGCGGTGTGCCAGACGCTGTGGTTCCGTGGCGCCGACTACTTCGCCGTCCCATGGCGGGGCAAGTGGGAGACCGAGGGTGGCGGCACGACGCTCGGCCATGGCATCCATCAGATCGACCTGCTCGCGCATCTGCTGGGCGACTGGTCGTCGGTGCAGGGCCGGCTCTGGCGGCTCGACCGCGAGACCGAGACCGAGGACGTCTCGACCGCCACGATCGTGTTCGAGCAGGGCGTGGTCGCGCAGGTCGTCACGAGCGCGGTGTCGCCTCGAGAGACGAGCTCGATCCGCATCGACACGCAGAAGGCCACGATCACCGTCGACCATGTCTACGGACACGGGCATGAGAACTGGCGGATCACCCCGGCCCCAGGGTTCGAGGCCGAGGCCGAGGGGTGGGTGTTCCCGGATGCCGAGGAGCGCAGCGACCACGAACCGCTGCTGCGCGACGTGTTCGACGCTCTGCTCGACGGCGGGTCCCTGCCGTCGACCGCGGATGCTCCCTCCCGATCGCTCGAGATCGTGGCGGGGATCTACGCGTCGGCCGCAGCTGACGGCGCGGTGATCACGCCCGAGCTGCTGGCCGCTCACCCGACGCATCGGGCAGGTTTCGCGAGCCCGGTCGCAGACCTGCGCCGATGA
- a CDS encoding ABC transporter ATP-binding protein, translating into MTQKALSHPAALIDGQHPTRSVLRLVARRPWRLTFAITAFAVKEIPLWFLPVITAAIIDVVASKGDVTEVLWWFALAAVLLLQNYPNHIIYTRNFMTVVRDLGADLRNALTARLQSLSIGYHTRMSSSIVQTKVVRDVENVELMLQQVTHPLLSSTMVMLGALAMTAVTVPQFLPVYALAVPIAIGIRYGMRNRSKRRNEVFRREIETLSARVGEMASLIPVTRAHGLEETAITRVAGGADGVRRAGLDLDLLNGRVASISWVAMQLLGVACLMLAAVCALTGFLPITPGEVVMLSSYFTLLTGGLTQLLMLIPVGARGLESVRSIAEVLQEPDVEQNSGKRTVAAVTGEIVLESATHRYADAEDDALFEIDLRIAPGETVAFVGSSGSGKSTLLNLVLGFVRPTSGRIMLDKQDMQELDLRTVRRSISVVPQESVLFEGSVFENIAYGMPDVTPDRVEQALRDANAWEFVSEQPHGWDTVVGERGARLSGGQRQRLAIARALVRDPRILLLDEATSALDPESEGLVKEALERLMRGRTTLVVAHRLSTIRQADRIIVLEHGRIVEQGSHDELLAADGRYARLHLVQNGLR; encoded by the coding sequence ATGACACAGAAAGCGCTTTCCCACCCGGCCGCGCTCATCGACGGTCAGCACCCGACCCGTTCTGTGTTGCGTCTCGTCGCGCGCCGCCCCTGGCGCCTCACGTTCGCGATCACCGCGTTCGCGGTGAAGGAGATCCCGCTGTGGTTCCTGCCGGTGATCACCGCCGCGATCATCGATGTCGTGGCGAGCAAGGGCGACGTCACCGAGGTGCTCTGGTGGTTCGCGCTCGCCGCCGTCCTCCTGCTCCAGAACTATCCGAACCACATCATCTACACGCGCAACTTCATGACCGTGGTGCGCGACCTCGGCGCCGATCTGCGCAACGCCCTCACCGCCCGCCTGCAGAGCCTGTCGATCGGTTATCACACGCGCATGAGCTCATCGATCGTGCAGACCAAGGTCGTGCGTGACGTCGAGAACGTCGAGCTCATGCTGCAGCAGGTCACGCATCCACTGCTCTCGTCGACCATGGTCATGCTCGGAGCGCTCGCCATGACGGCGGTCACGGTGCCGCAGTTCCTGCCCGTCTATGCTCTCGCCGTGCCCATCGCGATCGGCATCCGCTACGGCATGCGCAACCGCTCGAAGCGCCGCAACGAGGTGTTCCGCCGAGAGATCGAGACGCTGTCGGCGCGCGTCGGCGAGATGGCCTCGCTGATCCCGGTGACCCGGGCCCACGGCCTCGAGGAGACGGCGATCACGCGAGTCGCGGGCGGCGCCGACGGAGTGCGCCGGGCGGGCCTCGACCTCGATCTTCTCAACGGCCGCGTCGCCTCGATCTCGTGGGTCGCGATGCAGCTGCTCGGGGTCGCGTGCCTCATGCTCGCCGCCGTGTGTGCGCTCACGGGTTTCCTGCCCATCACGCCCGGTGAGGTCGTGATGCTCTCGAGCTATTTCACGCTGCTGACCGGCGGACTCACGCAGCTGCTCATGCTCATCCCCGTCGGTGCCCGCGGTCTCGAGTCCGTCCGTTCGATCGCCGAGGTGCTGCAGGAGCCCGACGTCGAGCAGAACTCCGGCAAGCGCACGGTCGCGGCCGTCACCGGCGAGATCGTGCTCGAGTCGGCGACCCATCGATACGCGGATGCCGAGGACGATGCCCTGTTCGAGATCGACCTGCGCATCGCGCCGGGGGAGACGGTCGCCTTCGTCGGGTCATCGGGGTCGGGCAAGTCGACGCTCCTCAACCTCGTGCTCGGCTTCGTCCGACCGACGAGCGGCCGGATCATGCTCGACAAGCAGGACATGCAGGAGCTCGACCTCCGGACGGTGCGTCGATCCATCTCGGTCGTCCCTCAGGAGTCGGTGCTGTTCGAGGGGTCGGTCTTCGAGAACATCGCCTACGGCATGCCCGACGTCACTCCGGATCGGGTCGAGCAGGCGTTGCGGGATGCCAACGCGTGGGAGTTCGTCAGCGAGCAGCCTCACGGGTGGGACACGGTCGTCGGCGAGCGAGGGGCACGGCTCTCGGGTGGGCAGCGTCAGCGACTGGCGATCGCCCGCGCACTGGTGCGAGACCCCAGGATCCTGCTGCTCGACGAAGCGACGAGCGCCCTCGACCCCGAGTCCGAGGGGCTCGTGAAGGAGGCTCTCGAACGGCTCATGCGCGGGCGCACGACCCTGGTCGTCGCCCACCGCCTGTCGACGATCCGTCAGGCCGACCGCATCATCGTCCTCGAACACGGACGCATCGTCGAACAGGGCTCGCACGACGAACTGCTCGCCGCCGACGGGCGCTACGCTCGGCTGCACCTGGTGCAGAACGGCCTGAGATGA